The following are encoded in a window of Bacteroidota bacterium genomic DNA:
- the dprA gene encoding DNA-processing protein DprA, whose protein sequence is MGLGETDGADRRALLALSMVPGVGAGKIRQLVAYFGTAQDVLNASFHTLLEVKGIGPGLAKAIVQFNQYPAVDEQFRWAGRAEALLLPFWDDRYPRLLHTIYDPPAFLWMRGDASVLDKPAVAIVGTRRPSAYGLRAATHFAKELASRGFVILSGLAYGIDGAAHSAALEAGGCSVAVLGSGIDRIYPAKHMEIARQLVLQGALVSELPLRAKPDAANFPKRNRIISGLSLGTLVVEAFEKGGALITARMALEQNREVFAVPGSIFSQTAAGCHGLIAGGQAKLVHSVDDVLDELGVVSEAVSSNGQDVRKKTAIDNAAQLQGIERRLYDLLGEEPRHIDALCDAAAVDVSTALVYLLSLEFKGFVRQLAGKQFYRC, encoded by the coding sequence ATGGGTTTAGGAGAAACGGATGGCGCGGATCGCCGCGCTTTGTTAGCGTTGTCGATGGTCCCCGGTGTTGGCGCCGGGAAAATAAGACAATTGGTTGCATACTTTGGTACTGCGCAAGATGTGCTCAACGCGTCTTTCCATACTCTCCTTGAAGTAAAAGGGATTGGGCCTGGCCTGGCAAAAGCAATTGTTCAGTTCAATCAGTATCCCGCTGTTGACGAGCAATTTCGTTGGGCCGGCCGGGCAGAAGCTTTGCTGTTGCCGTTCTGGGATGATAGATATCCCCGGTTGCTCCATACGATTTATGACCCGCCGGCCTTTCTGTGGATGCGTGGTGATGCCAGTGTGCTTGACAAACCTGCTGTGGCAATTGTGGGCACCCGTCGGCCATCCGCATACGGACTGCGCGCCGCAACCCATTTTGCAAAAGAACTGGCTTCCCGGGGGTTTGTGATTTTGAGTGGGCTCGCCTACGGTATTGATGGCGCTGCCCATAGCGCTGCCTTAGAAGCCGGCGGGTGTTCTGTGGCCGTACTTGGCTCAGGTATTGATCGCATTTATCCGGCAAAACACATGGAAATTGCGCGTCAACTGGTATTGCAAGGTGCGCTTGTATCGGAGTTGCCGTTGCGCGCAAAACCAGATGCAGCAAACTTCCCCAAGCGTAACCGCATCATCAGCGGGTTGTCGCTGGGCACCCTTGTTGTTGAAGCATTTGAAAAAGGGGGCGCCTTAATTACAGCGCGCATGGCGCTGGAGCAAAATCGAGAGGTCTTTGCTGTGCCTGGTTCAATTTTTAGCCAGACTGCAGCTGGGTGCCATGGGCTCATTGCTGGCGGTCAGGCCAAACTGGTGCATTCTGTTGATGATGTGCTTGACGAATTGGGCGTGGTTTCAGAGGCGGTAAGCAGCAATGGTCAGGATGTACGAAAAAAGACTGCAATCGACAACGCTGCGCAGCTACAGGGGATAGAGCGTCGGTTATACGATTTGTTGGGTGAAGAGCCAAGACATATCGATGCACTCTGTGATGCAGCAGCGGTTGACGTATCAACAGCCCTGGTGTACCTGCTGAGCCTGGAGTTTAAAGGGTTTGTTCGCCAGCTTGCCGGTAAGCAGTTCTACCGCTGCTGA